A part of Dreissena polymorpha isolate Duluth1 chromosome 13, UMN_Dpol_1.0, whole genome shotgun sequence genomic DNA contains:
- the LOC127855304 gene encoding 2-hydroxyacyl-CoA lyase 1-like, whose product MADELIEGCAVLAKSLKDQGVQYVFGIVGIPVIEVAMAVQREGIKFIAMRNEQAASYAASAIGYLTGRPACCLVVSGPGLVHAIAGMSNAMENCWPMIVIGGSSERDQDKMGAFQEYPQVESARLYSKLTCQPSRIERIPYYVEKAYRTSIYGRPGPVYIDIPGNFVLTQVPAKDVRYIPRCPPPPKTCASTEDVKRAVDVLSSAKKPLVIIGKGAAYAQCEEELRSLVEGCRLPFLPTPMGKGTLPDDHTLCVAGARSTALQEADVILLLGARLNWILHFGAPPRFRADVKFIQIDISPEEIGNNVHPAVGLCGDLKSVLAQMNSELGQRRPAFVLNSQSDWWKVLHEKVAKNRASVDQNSADKALPLNYYAAFDEVNKIIPKDAIVVSEGANTMDISRTCIPNILPRHRLDAGTFGTMGVGVGFAIAAAVWCQDHAPGKRVVCIQGDSAFGFSGFEVETVCRYRLPIIFVVINNNGISRSFSEEVFNSLEGTDRFITHPPTVLSPNARYDKVLAAFGGNGYYCQTPGEIQKALTESLANTKQPSMLNIMINTMADRRAQAFSWLESIQPSKM is encoded by the exons ATGGCAGACGAACTAATCGAGGGATGTGCGGTGTTAGCCAAGTCTCTGAAAGATCAG GGCGTGCAGTATGTGTTTGGCATTGTGGGTATACCTGTCATCGAGGTGGCGATGGCTGTACAAAGGGAAGGAATCAAGTTTATCGCTATGCGAAATGAGCAGGCA GCCTCTTATGCTGCGTCTGCTATTGGTTACTTGACTGGAAG GCCTGCTTGTTGTCTGGTTGTGTCTGGTCCTGGCCTGGTCCATGCCATAGCAGGGATGTCCAACGCCATGGAAAACTGCTG GCCAATGATAGTGATAGGTGGTTCATCAGAGCGAGACCAGGACAAGATGGGGGCATTCCAAGAGTACCCCCAGGTGGAGAGCGCTCGCCTGTACAGCAAGCTGACCTGTCAGCCCAGCAGGATTGAGAGGATTCCCTACTATGTGGAGAAG GCTTACAGGACAAGTATTTATGGTAGACCAGGCCCAGTGTATATAGACATACCAGGCAACTTTGTGCTAACTCAAGTTCCAGCTAAAGATGTTCGCTACATCCCACGTTGCCCACCTCCCCCTAAGACTTGTGCCAGCACTGAAGACGTAAAGCGTGCAGTAGATGTACTATCATCTGCAAAGAAACCATTAGTTATTATTGGGAAGG GTGCTGCATATGCTCAGTGTGAGGAGGAGTTGCGGTCCCTGGTGGAGGGGTGCAGACTGCCCTTCCTGCCCACACCCATGGGGAAAGGGACACTTCCGGATGACCACACCCTCTGTGTGGCTGGCGCTAGATCTAC GGCCCTACAGGAAGCAGATGTAATTCTGTTGCTAGGGGCCAGACTCAACTGGATCCTGCATTTTGGAGCTCCGCCCCGCTTCAGAGCGGATGTCAAGTTTATTCAG ATTGATATTTCCCCAGAAGAGATAGGCAACAATGTTCACCCAGCAGTGGGATTGTGTGGAGACCTGAAGTCAGTCCTGGCACAG ATGAATTCAGAACTGGGTCAGAGGCGACCAGCGTTTGTGCTCAACTCCCAGTCTGATTGGTGGAAGGTCTTGCATGAGAAAGTGGCTAAGAACAGAGCCAGTGTGGATCAGAACTCGGCCGACAAGGCTCTGCCTTTAAACTACTACGCCGCATTTGATGAG GTTAACAAGATAATTCCAAAGGATGCCATTGTGGTGAGTGAAGGTGCCAATACAATGGACATCAGCCGAACATGCATCCCTAATATTCTCCCCAGACACAG ACTAGACGCTGGCACGTTTGGCACCATGGGTGTGGGGGTGGGGTTTGCAATAGCCGCCGCGGTCTGGTGTCAGGACCATGCCCCGGGGAAACGGGTTGTTTGCATCCAAGGTGACAGCGCGTTTGGGTTCTCTGGCTTTGAGGTGGAAACCGTGTGCag GTACCGTCTCCCGATCATCTTTGTGGTCATCAACAACAATGGTATCTCGAGAAGCTTCAGCGAGGAAGTCTTCAACAGCCTGGAGGGGACGGACAGATTTATCAC ACATCCCCCAACCGTACTGTCCCCTAACGCGCGCTATGACAAGGTCCTTGCAGCTTTTGGCGGCAATGGCTACTACTGCCAGACACCGGGGGAGATCCAAAAGGCGCTGACAGAATCGCTGGCAAACACGAAGCAACCTTCCATGTTGAATATCATGATCAACACAATGGCTGACAGGCGGGCGCAG gcaTTTTCCTGGTTGGAGTCTATACAGCCAAGCAAGATGTGA